The genome window TAAAAAGGTAAATTGGTCTAATTGAAATTAGACCAAGTAAGATTGGTTAGTCCTAACTGGACTGCTAGTCCGTGAGAATAGTTGTTCAGACACAGTCCTAACTGTTAACATGTTAATTTCCCCTTTATATAATGCACTTTGGTACGGTGTGCTTCTACACCATGTACTACGGTACAGGGTACTGGGTCAGCGCATGAGCCTTGAAAGACATGTGCGTGTGTAAGAGAAGCAGTTAGGCtaggttttttgttttgtaccaAGCTGGAACGTTTACACGCAATATAGTGTGTTAACCAAAATAAACGTTGTGTTTATTGGAAGTAACACTAGCTTAGTGGCTATGTTTATGCAACAAAGAAACATTGTGATGCAAATAAAGCAGTGTGGGCCCAAGATTTATTTCTTCTTCTACTAATTTCCACAATGTCGATGTTATGTTAGCACATATGCCTGCCttgttgcttttgttttcttctgcttgaatattttcatttctatTCATAAAAAGGCTTTAGatgagtagttcaccttcaaatgaaaattctgtcatgatttacacaccaccttgtcatttcaaacctgcatgactttcttttgcagaacacaaaagaagatattttgaagaatgttggtaacagaaaaccgttggtccccattgacttgcattggttttgtgtccattggTTACCTacagttttcaaaatatcttttgtgttttgcagaagaaagaaaatcacacaggtttaaaatgacaacagggtgagtaaatgatgacagacgttTCAATtgtgaaggtgaactattcctttaatcttAGGTGAACGACGGTCATTGTTAGTCATTGGAATAAATGGTACCCACAATTTGGGAACCCCTGTGCTAAAACACTTGTGTCTTGTTTGTTGAATAAGACACTGCATTTCAACAAGAACAATGTAatactgaaaacaaaataataaagcagCTTCTTCATTGAGCTTGTTTGGATCCTCAAACCGTGACTCTTCCTCCTCGTCTTCAGGTCCATTCAGTTGCAGCTGAACATTGGTGTGGAGCAGATCCGAGTGGTGCACAGAGACGGCCGCGTCATCACGCTGTCGCACCAGGAGCAGGAGCTGCAGGACTTCCTGCTGTCACAGGTCACAGACCACCCTCACACATGTCTCCCGCCATCAGCAAAGTGCATGGCTTCTAATTGACACTTgccttgtgtgtgtttctgcagaTGTCGCAGCATCAGGTGCATGCCGTGCAGCAGCTGGCCAAAGTCATGGGTTGGCATGTGTTGAGTTTCAGTAATCACGTGGGGCTCGGGCCCATCGAGAGCGTCGGGAACGCGTCTGCCATCACCGTCGCATCTCCCAATGGAGAACACGCGATTTCAGGTGCATGCACAAACAAATCTCCATGTCTGTTACCTGTACcaaatgttcttttttattaCTAGTCTTTTtgcaaatgttatgtttttgttgtgaTTCTTTCATTCACTGAAAAGTAATACGCCCCGCTTGCCTGTTTGCAGTGCGGAACGGTCCAGAGAGCGGCTGTAAGGTCCTGGTTCAGTTTCCTCGCAGTCAGGCAAAAGAGCCGCCCAAGAGTGACGTGGTGCAGGATGGTAAATGGAGTCACCTGAGGGGTTCTTATAAAGAAGTACACTGGGGCAGAATGGAAGGACGAAACTTTGTTTATAAAATGGAGCTGCTGATGGCGGCATTGACACCGTGTTCGTAGAGACCGTAGACATTACACGTTCGCTGTCAACAGGTTCTGTTGTAATGACTCTTCATTTAAATCGTTGGATTCGTATGAGAAACGTTGCTCATTTTCGTTCCAGTGCTGCCAATGCTGAGTAAAGTCGCATATACATGACTTCAACTtcttcaaagggatagttcacccaaaattctgtcatcatttcatcAAAACCTGAATCAAAACCTAAATTATTAGCATTTCATCGTTCCAAACCtggatacatttatttgttctgctaagtattttgaagaatgtgggaaaccaaacacTTCTGAGCAGACTGATTGACCACCATAATAGTAGGTTATTTTCTACTAAGGATGTGCTCCggagctgtttggttacaaacattcttttcttcaaacatctttgtgttcagcagaatattgaaattcatacaggttttgagtaAAATGAACTAACCTTTTAATTGTCCATTTTTAtaaggaaaaaaaacaactttggttaacaacttcaaaataaaacatttactgtatattttcaaCTGTGTATTGTTTCTGTTCTGTAAATAAATTCAATCTTTTCTGATGCCTGTGCCAATGTCAAAACTAAATTTAAATCTCAAAACTCCAATCCCACAATCACAGGACACCCAAGAACTCCCGACAATGTCTGGTAGAGTAGTCATGTTTAATAAATCTCAACACACACGGTGGACAGAATCCCTGATTTCAAATGTTTTCTCTGTGTGCCGTCCACCAAATGATATTCCAAGGAATCATTCAGTTAGAAACATTTGGTTTTCAGTGTCGTGTGATTCGTTTGCGTAAAATCCTTGAGTGTCCTACATCAAACTAATGTGGGCTAGTGTAAAGACAGTTCCTGGGCCCACTGGAGTGAGTTTCCATTTGCATTCAGAGAGACATGCAGGTCTGATAGATCCTCTCCTTCAGTATGTGAAAGATGCCTGTGCTCCTCAAAGTGGCTGTAGTTCTGTTTCATTGTGCTCTGTGtgtaaaatacaaaagaaacgATTGACAAAAAAAAGTAACAGTGGTCAAGGAATAGCTCATCTAGAAATGAAATCTGATGTTATTAACTGACAGACCTGACCTCCTTTGTCCACGTTCAAATACTACTGGTTTGACATCAGTGACATTGTAACTAATTGTGATTGACCTGATGTGATGTGACTGATTGTGCCATAAACTTGAATGGATGTGGACTTTAAATATACTGCAAGAcatatttaaagcatttttCTAACAATGCTTGGATCCCTAGCTAAGTGTATAGATGCCAAGGTAGTTGTTGGAGCATATTTACTTCAGTGATAATTGCCCATTGATCAGGGTACGAACATCATCTCAATCttgttttaaatagaaaaacaagacCATTTAAATCACACCACTTTACAAACCTCGATACCTCTGAAAAGTAGACTGATAGATCAGAATTCTCATACACCAGACTAAGATTACAGCTATGACAAACCTGACCCGGTGTGTCTGATAGTGCTACAtttgatttaaaggggtcatatggcgcgaatacaggtttttctgtgtctttggtgtgttataagttgcccatgcatgtattagacacgtaaaattgcaaaaaataaagtgtgggaacaaaagatgaatgctcactcagacctgcctgaagcacctcgtgtaaccacacccccacaaatctacatcagttcgtggtatgagttgactaagaccgcccaaatgtatacgcaagtaaggtgggcgtacctgtcagtacaattgctttggaacctgttccaaatatggtaagaagcattacatttctgtcacacgcagtgtttttgaaccttaaatcgtgcaGAGGGACGGATTAAGGTGGTcaggggcccctaggctgctctttgggtgaggccccccttaggtggctttcaggtgcctttcacgtgcctttcacgcttgcagtttagttcggaacggAGTACGATTTGCATGAAAAGCCGCTAATGTAAAAGCTGTGACATGAACTCAGGTGCACCAGGGTACCGAACCCTGCGCATGCGCTTTAGCCGATTACAatgtattcattaaaacacGTGTAAGAAATGATCGCATTGGTAATTTACCTTGGATTTGAGCAAGAGTGAGCCTGCATTGTTTTGCGGGTTGCGAGTGGAGTCAGAGCGGCAAATGAACGGTAATACGATGTTTCCAGATTTTAAAATAGTCCTgataaatagtctgtttgcaagcagcagaaagctctgTAAGCGAACATACAGTAAAACCAAGTGTTGTTTACTCTGCGCTGCGCATAATACCATCAAGtcattgaaaaacaaaataaattgacCCGTGTTCTGTTTACTATCATGTGTCATGCACGTTCGTGATGATGTAAGATGAATAcaaacgcaccagggttcgaTAGAATCAAGCTGAGCCTGCTGAGACACAAACCAACGCTGCTTGGGGCGTCAGAACAATCACACTCggatacacacacatcaaatactacagtgtttcctcTACATTCCGGGTTACTTTGCAACAGCAAACACCACGAGAGCGCAAGCTTCAGTTTTATACAAGTATACGCAAAATAAAAACGGCCCCTAATAACGCCTCGGTGGATCTTTACACAAACCACTGTGCGTTCcataaactgtgtataaaacaaagccataattaaaaaccaacctgtataatatgattgacatgatttcaccagcagctgattggacagatgtgacccaaatgtaacatctatccaatcaccggcttattttttgttatatttcttatgGGCCAATGAGGGTCTATTTTTTATTCGCGCTGAAgtaaattctaaataaataatccaatcagaggcccctaaacaggtggggcccctaggctgcagcctaggcaAGCCTGTGCGTAAATCCGCgcttgtgtgtgtatacacattgcattacatcttaaacaaacgataatattcgttttagccgtgtcatatgacccctttaaaatctaCAGCAGAGATTTCCTTTGgtagaaagaaaaacatacaaaatagcTTTTGCAAGCAAATGCAGAGCGGGACGAGCTAACTGCAAAACATCCATCCTCATTCTGCTGGACCAGATTGATCTGCTGTCTTTAATACAGTGGAGCACTCTAATCCACACTGTTGGACTAGGCTAGAGGTTTACCTCAACACAGGCAGATATGTCCAGCTAACCACTGGGGTGCCTTAGGATTCAGTGCTGGGCCCACTCCCCTTTTTAATATATTCAAAACCTCGCTGGGTCAAGTCACAGTTTTTCATAAGACTGCCATACATGATGTGTAGTTTcacctgttgtgtgtgtgcgtgcgtgcgggcTACCTGGTAAGTGTCGTCTTAGATTCCAGGCCTTAATGTAGCAGTATAGTTTATTCAGGAGCCATATGCACAGCATGAGAAATGCAGCCAGTGCTCCCAACACAATGACAAACACAaccaaatactgtatatcctcATAGAGCACCTCTGAAACACACATACATCCTTTATTCAATGCGACACGGAAGATGTgatcatatattttttacttttttaaaagcaaagagtattacaaaaaaagtaaatttttGAAAGTACAATAAGTAGAATGTTTTTCTAAACTTcaatttttagatttattttcgCGACCTCCCCAActccatagtagaaaaattgtACGCAATCTCTAACAGGGTAGAATACAGatgaaatgtgaccctggaccacaaaaccagtcataagccACACGGGTAtgtttgtagcaatagccaaaaatacattgtatgggtcaaaatgatcaatttttcttttatggcaaaaataattagtatattaagtaaagctcatgttccatgaagacattgtaaatttcctaccgtaaatatatcaaaactttatttttgtgagtggatgccgCAAGTTTAGTATCTATGTAAAgtttagaatttctgctttcaggTTCTTTTACTTTCCACAATGTCATCACAGCGGTAACCCAacagagagcgttaaaacaaacccgtTTCTTCTTTCAGCCAGCTACAGTGCCCCTgatgaacaacttcaaaggcgatatTCTCAATATTATGATTTTTTGCACCTTCAGATTtcagattttcaaataattgTATCTCTgacaaatattgtcctatcctaacaaaccacacatcaatggaaagccTCATTTAATGTGACGCTGAATATAGAAATAAGACAAATATTCGTTATTATTCTCACCTGTTACATTCAGTAGCACACCTGCATCTTTGCTGTTTCCAGAAGGCTCTGTCACAGTGATGATGTGATAACCAGAGTCTTGGAGCTGTAGGTGGGATATGGTGAGCGAGCCATTAGGATAAGCTGTCACTCTTCCCTTGTAGAGTTGTGTGATGTTGACAGAGCCACCGGGTGTCCAGGCTGCAATCCTTTGCTGCTTGCTTGTGCCGCTGAACATCCATCCGATTGTTGGAATGCCAATGCATTTTATGTCCACGGAGAAAAACACACTTCCCTGTACTGGTGCGGTTACAGCTTCCTTCTGGACTTGAATAGTTATGGCCTGAGCTTCAGAGAGATAGAGAGTTTTAATGAGTGTGGTTAAGCTGTTGTTAGCAAAAAAAAACTGCCAACTTGgaccaaatatgaaaaaatgtgaGTGATAGCCTATTTGCCTGTGTAAAACTAGCCTGATTTACCATTGAGGGTGGTTGCCATTCCAGTGCTATGTGGTTGTTAAAGGactttttttcatcatttactccatcCAATCATTTCCATCATTGATGTATATGTTATGCTTTCCTCAGCCAAACACAATCAGCACAATAGTAAACAGTATCCTAATCCATACCTGCTATAACATGCCTTAACGTAACGATATATTTGTAAGAAAAAAGATTCCTATTTTCAGCTTATTTGGCCAAGACAGGTGGTGTTAGAATTTGAATATGTATCGCTAAAAGACCTAAAGCCAGCAGTATATTAAAAATACTACTGATGTCATACATGGATCAGACTGTGCGCGGCACACCTATTCCCGAAGACCATGATTcgtttgttcaggtgtgtttgatcagGGCTGGAGCTGAACTCTGCAGGAAAGTCAACCTCACAGCCAATACTGGGGCTAGTGTTGGTTGGTTGGTAAGTAACTttcctcaaaacatcttcttttgtgttttgtcgaAGGAAGTCTTGGAATGAAATGAGGACATTTTTCATCCCTGTAATGGTGGAGGCAAACAAACatgtatcttgtttttttttgcaatgtgCCGAAACCAAGACATGCGTTATACATTACTTCGCAAGCCTAAAATTATTTTCAATCAGTTAATAATTACCTTCTTTGAAATCAGGAACAAGTCTACTTATCAGCTGATATGAGACTATACTATTTCACAAACTGGTGCTGCAATCATCCATGAGTGACTACATAATCAAGATTAAATGTGCCTCAGGAACGCTGATGAAATAACATCTAAATGAATTTCAACATCAATTTGATTTCAACCAATTAATTTCCATAGCACTTTTAACAGGAGAAAGAAATACGATTGAAATATCACATTGACAAATGAAGTTTGCCTGTGGTAAATGCCATTGATTGGACGTAAGGCCTTAATAATGCAAATCGGAGAAAAAAACACCTACGATTCTCTCAATAGACCATTATCACACTTCCTATATCCAGTGAGCGAAGTGGTGTATCGCTACTTCCTTTTGGCTGAATCTGCTTACCAACAGTGTTACTGCAGCACAGTTTTCACTATTTACTGACACAAAATATTTGAGGAAAGTTTGGGTGAGACTGATATGGTGGTTATTTTTTGTATGAGCAGTATTGCTTATGTGCGTTGTTATTCCAGTCTTTAAAATAGCTGAATGCACAATAACTGCCTAAAAGTAATGTAATGATATTAAACACTTAATAATTAAGGGAatgctttacaataaggtgctattagtaaATGGATCAGGTATCATTAGCTATAaatgaacaatttcgtttttcggcatttattaatccttgttttaccacagggctgttgaatgcttcaatgtGATTAGctgacaaacgttctatgggtatgcattaactttcggtaaatgcacacctatgaaggtgttccaggtctgctgaccgcattacagttccatatcacttcgccaagtttaacttaaatgtagcctactgtccaccagtgaatacaTATCTAACAacaaagtgacaggcaaattccattgtctgagaagaaataactattaatatttatggacagcatgaacatttgaacaacacccagccaacattggtatgtgggccccatgtgggttatatctgggcgacatgggctccacatgggcatgggataaaaaagggcaaaatatatgggccccatgtgggattacaaatgtggttcccatataggtttgcccttatgggacctttatgggctgcatgtgggcatatgatttcatgcttaaaatacattatgcatttgaactttttaaagttcttatatttggttgataatccttttaaacatacaaatatctcagatatctaggctgattttgttatgtatttaatgcaaatggagtttctggaatatttttgttaattcattcaataggTCTGTATCAGTATATTCTTCCTTTCACTGTCctaactgtatgaaaatcaactacgatagataaatgcagaaatccAGGTCAATTTACATGAGTCTCACAAGCGACGTTCTTGCTCAATGTGATAGATACTTTCGACTTCGTACTTAGCTGCGCAGACCGACCGGCTCACGTCACACTACCGCGAGATCGAGCAGGAAGCACTTGCCTAGAAACGATGTCCCGGTATCTTGATGTCATAACCCGATTGCTTTGCGCAGGTGATGCATGGAGTCGAGCACACCCCTGACCGAGAACACTTTGTTCCACTTGACAAAGTAAttctcctgagttttggtagatttttcttatataattaaatattcttttgttgaaaatgtttaatgtttaaatgacatctatgatttaaatcaaataaataaatcaaactacagatGAGTTTCTTTATCGGCGGAATGATATCTTTGGCAGAGCAGTAGCGCGCTGGCAACTCCACCGAGCAGCAAGTTTATCGAGTCGGGActggaaataataaaaaataagaaggtaaaattcatattttcttaagcgtggttttgttatccgtgttatcaagcaccgggaaccctgttttgaccgtcattttcttttgcattttgtaaGCCTGCGTGTAAATTACCTGCCATTTTTCCACCtgaggtaaaattgaattgactttaccacagcctatgacgagtgacactaatttacgatatttaaccatttaatgccatTCTTTTTAATTCCTCAGACGTGTAAAGCTCAAAAGGCTGAAGAAATGATGTAACGTtaggacataaattgtaatctgttctgaGACCAGATTTAGGGTAtgatcacacagaacgcgcttttcatgttcgaaaacgcgaggcgcgccgtgctgctcttttggtgactctttgaaaagagcagcgtgcagcgttttttttgcatgttgctaggtaacccgaaacagccacaacaagtttctcctccatgtctccaggcgttccaagcattgcgacaagggaagccccgcctctccactaATCCGATTGACCAATGGAAAAAAGTACACATGACGTCaggcgcttttctgctcagagttgagtgtTTTTCAACTTCGGGAGCTCAAAGCGCTCCGCCTAAAACACGAGGCGCTGCAGGCggcagaaacgcgaggcgcacggcgcgcataagcagcgcgcaaaacgctccctgccaactgaaaacaattcaaaagaggcgcgtctcacagcaaaacacagaacgcgtcttttgcGCTGAGACGCGCCTGACGTCATGtgcgcttttttccattgtccaatcggatgagtggagaggcggggcttcccttgtcgcaatgcttggaacgcctggagacatggaggagaaacttgttgtggctgtttcgggttacctagcaacatacaaaaaaaaaacgctgcacgctgctcttttcaaagagtcaccaaaagagcagcgcggcgcgcctcgcgttttcgaacatgaaaagcgcgttctgtgtgatcgtacCCTTATGCAGCCCTCGCTATCGTTGTCTGCAGCCTGTGTAAGTTAGTGCTAGGATGCTAgttcccattacattttaaatacgttaatgtgttcttcaagaacttcgtttttttactgacaatgtacatcatataacacggatttgttgtatttgctttgttggatactatggatacttgtactatactatggatacttgttgtctacttgtatgtgatggattctattggtgggatggtaaatcctattggaataaaaccccaaacacactacaaagaggaatttaatttaaaaatctcattcaaattctttagtaaaaccacagcaactaaaaattccatagtttcattatactagctatagtttatgtttgtagttaaattatggtaatacaaatggtaataaatccaacaaacacatggcttctacactttactatttacaagaaccttactacttactggtaaattgctgctaaaactggtaaagggaatatacaaaataaaagaagactgctcataaatacatataggcctagggggcttatgtggataattaggctaaatgatcatacaggattatatctaaactaaacatatatgtgctaaacacataaatctcttaaaggagttgctcacttcaaaatttgcccccattgactttccatagtaggaataaaaatgactgtggaaagtcaatgggggcaaattttgaagtgaactactccttaatagaactgatactgtgagctactcagtgtattcagtaggtttcttcagaggcataaggtatacgacaataaaacaatgcacaactgacataaaggaaacttacttttaatacttgagtacttttaaaagcacatacttctgtacttttacttaagtaagaatctgtctttacaacttttacttgtagtggagtaatatttgaccagtagtatctgtactttcactcaagtaaggaagttgtgtacttcgtccacctctgaatataaataatattatattatacataatgCTCTTTCTAATCTTATGTTGCGATGTGGCAGTAGCCGATGCTTTAGAAATGCTGTCAGTTTGTGGCAAGAGAGGATGTGAAACTGAAATCTTTTTCTGTGTGCATGTGAAAAAGTGGTGCGTTTAAAAAAACTAAGTTCTGAAAACAGGTTTGGCGAGTCATGTCACAAAACTGACCCTTCAGAATTCAATAACTGTAAGTTACATACATGGCAGTCTTTTTTTAAGCTGTTGAATTGAATAAATTGAAGGTTCTTCAGTTGTAAAGATGTTTTAAGtcttgtattatagatttgcatgTACATTTATTAGATTTGCAGAGGCGTTTATCTAGCGAGAGagcattaaacattttataacagtagTAGCTAAACAAGAGTAGCAAGCTATCTAGGACTAGAGTTGAAGCTAGGGAAAGAAGGAACAAAgaagattttttattattatataaaaagagAAGTAGATTGTTAGTCAGGTGAGTGCGAAACAGGTGTGTTTTCAgttgtaaatgaatgaattgtaGCGCAGGACCCTGAAGAACAACAAGATTGGTACAATGTACATAAATATGTCAAACATGAAATCACCAACGCATACTGGTTTCCACTTTTTAACCAATGAAATGCCATTACTGCTCCAGGTAGCTAAATATTCTGTTGTTTTATATTGAGCTGGTGGTGTTTTCTATAGGCAAAAAGTTATTATGGTTATAAAGACATTGGCCCCATGGAAACTGTTAACTGGTCCTTGCAAACCTAaagcaacacacaaacaca of Triplophysa rosa linkage group LG14, Trosa_1v2, whole genome shotgun sequence contains these proteins:
- the LOC130564537 gene encoding V-set and transmembrane domain-containing protein 5 isoform X2 codes for the protein MKTQWISQNTHILLFIFCLCQYTQAITIQVQKEAVTAPVQGSVFFSVDIKCIGIPTIGWMFSGTSKQQRIAAWTPGGSVNITQLYKGRVTAYPNGSLTISHLQLQDSGYHIITVTEPSGNSKDAGVLLNVTEVLYEDIQYLVVFVIVLGALAAFLMLCIWLLNKLYCYIKAWNLRRHLPEHNETELQPL
- the LOC130564537 gene encoding V-set and transmembrane domain-containing protein 5 isoform X1; amino-acid sequence: MKTQWISQNTHILLFIFCLCQYTQAITIQVQKEAVTAPVQGSVFFSVDIKCIGIPTIGWMFSGTSKQQRIAAWTPGGSVNITQLYKGRVTAYPNGSLTISHLQLQDSGYHIITVTEPSGNSKDAGVLLNVTEVLYEDIQYLVVFVIVLGALAAFLMLCIWLLNKLYCYIKAWNLRRHLPGSPHARTHTTGETTHHVWQSYEKL